CTTGTTGTTTAAGTAAGTATGCTGCCACAGATGAATCAACACCCCCACTCATTCCAATTACAACTCTTTTCGCCATTCTTACCTCCTTTTCAAGTAGTTATATAATGATTTTTTTAATTTTACAACATTCTAATATTTTTAAATATTAGTTTTTAAAAAAGTAATAAAAAAGCCCCTAAGGACTTTCTTATTAAGCTAATGGTTCTCAAAGTTCTAATTTAACTACGTCATTGTTGTTTTCATCTAAATATTTAGCGTCAACATATTTTTTATCAACGATAACTGTGAAGTTGTATTCATCAAATCATGTATCTGACATTGAGAAAATACCTTTTTTACCGTATTTATCACCTCAGCTGTTTTCAACTTTTCAAGCTACAGGTAAACCATTTTCAGTTTTAACACCCACAAAAGCCATTGCATGTGTTAATGTTGAATTGAAGATATTAATACGATCACTTTTTGTTAATGAAAGTTTATTGAAAACTTCATCGTATTGATATAACTCAGGGTCTAAAATTCCTGATTTATCATCACGGAAGGCATCAATGTCACAACCGAATCAAACTGGTACATTATCTTTTAATGAATTAATAACCACTTCTTTAATTTCTTTTAAAGGCACATTGATCATAACAACGTCTTGATCATCATAAACTGATTTTTGGTGTTTTAATACATAGTGTGTACCTGCTTTAAATTCAGGACGTGGATCATGTAATAAGTTAACTTTTTGATCAAAGTCTGTTCCAACATATTTGTTGAAAAAGTCAATAGGTGTGATGTTTTCGATTTTGTTGTATTTATTGTCTTTGTCTCTATATTCAAATGTAAATTCTGTTGGTGGTGTACCTAAACATTTTGAAACAATGTCGTAAACTTCATATAAAACTTCTTCTTTGATGTTGTTTAATTCTTCTAATGATGCACCTGCTTCAAATGCTTTTCTTAAGTTTAAAACACCTTGTTTAAGACGTAAATCGATTTGTTCATTCATTGCAGTTGTATTACCTGAGTGGAAAGTTTCGGGCATAATAGATTTTGGAACTGCACCATATTTATTTAATAAACTTGCAAATCATTCTCAGTAACCACCATCTGATGCTGATGAACCATGCATAAATGTATAGATTAATCTATCATTCATTGGTAATTCAATGTTGTTGATCATTTTTGTTAAGAATGTATTTGCTTTTTCCATTTTGTCATAGAAAGCAAAGTAATTTTGTGAGAATTCGAAATTTGCAACATTTAAGTTTTTCATCACTGCAACTCTAGCCATGTTTAATGAAGCAAAAATTCAACATCTACCACTATTGCTTTGCATTGTGATTTCTCCAAGATCTGTTTCAATATCAAAAACAAAATCATGTTTAATTAATGTTTTGTGGTTAATACATGTGTTTTTGATACCATTATGAATAACGCTATTTTGGATTAAATCATTTTTGTTTTGCTCAAATCTTTTAGCAAATAAATTTAAGGTTTCTTTTTGTAATTTCATAAATTCCTTCTTTCTTTATTAATATTTTAAAGCATAAAATAATAAATTTAAATTATTATACATTACTTATTAGTAATATAAAGAATTTAAAATAAATAGTGATAAAATAGATATATGGAATTTAATAGACAAGAAAAACAAAAATTTGCTACAGTAGCAGTATCCAAATCAGCCAAAAAATTCTATGGTATTGTTTTATTAGTATTTGCTATCGCAGTTTTAGCAGCTATACTCGGTGCCATTGGTTTTGGTGCTATGTTTGATGTGAAGGTTGATGCAACAACTATATCAAGAGAAGGTGTACCAGTTGAAACACAAATACCATTATTCAATAAACACATTTACTTATTCTCTGGTATTTTCGCGGTATCGACATTAATATTAATGTTCGCAAATATATACTTATCAAGACGTGAAAATAATAGAAAATTACAATTATTTACATTGCCATTTTATTTAGCATATTTTGCTTTCTCAATTGCATTCATCTTTAGATTAGCGATTTGACAATTTGGCGCAACTAGTTCTTTAGATAATACAAAATTATTATTATCATTAGCACTTATTCCTGCAGTAGTATTAATAATTACTGCAATTTTAGGAATATTTAACCTAGTTAATATTAGAGCAATTGGTATTTTAGTTTCTGCTCTAACAATTGGAATGATTATAGCCTTGATAGTATCGATCTTTGTATTCGAAGCAGCATGATGACTACCATGATTAGGAGTTATAGCAATTTCATTAACAACTATAATTGAGTGATGAATGATTAGAAAAATAGCTGATCAATCAGCAAATATGGATAGTGAAACAGCCACAACATTAGCAATTAGTTGCGGTATTCAAATGTTTATCTCATATTCAATTATGTTAATTTATGTTATTCAAATTTTCGGAGGAAGTTATCGTGACTAAAAATATCTCGCTTGCGCGGGATATTTTTTTATTATTTTTGATGTTTAAAACTTAGATATAGTGATAAAAGCGAATTTAAAACCAACTTATCACCAAATATAATGTCTTCAACTTCACTCTCTAAAACTCATTTATTTTGACTAATACTTTCGAATAAACTACCATCGTTTTTAGGAGTTTCTTGATTTAAGCCTGTGACATTAAAAACATAGTTATGTACAATCTCACTACTTTGTGTACTTGCAACATTGTCAATTGAATAAACTAGATGTCGTAAACCAACATTAATTCCTGCTTCTTCAAAAACTTCTTTTATAGCTGTGTCTAAGGGTTTTTCATCTACTTCACAACTTCCTGTAATTGGACAAGCATACAACTC
The nucleotide sequence above comes from Mycoplasma sp. Pen4. Encoded proteins:
- a CDS encoding aminopeptidase C, with the protein product MKLQKETLNLFAKRFEQNKNDLIQNSVIHNGIKNTCINHKTLIKHDFVFDIETDLGEITMQSNSGRCWIFASLNMARVAVMKNLNVANFEFSQNYFAFYDKMEKANTFLTKMINNIELPMNDRLIYTFMHGSSASDGGYWEWFASLLNKYGAVPKSIMPETFHSGNTTAMNEQIDLRLKQGVLNLRKAFEAGASLEELNNIKEEVLYEVYDIVSKCLGTPPTEFTFEYRDKDNKYNKIENITPIDFFNKYVGTDFDQKVNLLHDPRPEFKAGTHYVLKHQKSVYDDQDVVMINVPLKEIKEVVINSLKDNVPVWFGCDIDAFRDDKSGILDPELYQYDEVFNKLSLTKSDRINIFNSTLTHAMAFVGVKTENGLPVAWKVENSWGDKYGKKGIFSMSDTWFDEYNFTVIVDKKYVDAKYLDENNNDVVKLELWEPLA
- a CDS encoding MAG0110 family membrane protein, which encodes MEFNRQEKQKFATVAVSKSAKKFYGIVLLVFAIAVLAAILGAIGFGAMFDVKVDATTISREGVPVETQIPLFNKHIYLFSGIFAVSTLILMFANIYLSRRENNRKLQLFTLPFYLAYFAFSIAFIFRLAIWQFGATSSLDNTKLLLSLALIPAVVLIITAILGIFNLVNIRAIGILVSALTIGMIIALIVSIFVFEAAWWLPWLGVIAISLTTIIEWWMIRKIADQSANMDSETATTLAISCGIQMFISYSIMLIYVIQIFGGSYRD
- a CDS encoding NUDIX hydrolase yields the protein MNKGDKLLFLNKWVSMYQTPDGFVYSERKNTNSVAVLCFRINSNNQKEYLIRYQPLPVIKNNNELYACPITGSCEVDEKPLDTAIKEVFEEAGINVGLRHLVYSIDNVASTQSSEIVHNYVFNVTGLNQETPKNDGSLFESISQNKWVLESEVEDIIFGDKLVLNSLLSLYLSFKHQK